The DNA segment AGGGCGTTCCACTAACAATGATAATAAATGACCACCTTTTTTGGTGAAATCTGCATAACCGGTTCGAATACCTTCATGAAATTGAATGTGATAGAAAGGATATGGAGCTTCAGATTTACTAGTAGACGTTACTATTTTTGCTTTAGTAAATTTAGGGAACATTTCTTTCATGTTGCTTACAACTTCTTGTTCAGTTTTTGGTTTTTCATCTATTGCTTGTAAGTCTTTTTTCTTTTGATCATCTGACTCACTTGCTGTCAATGGAAAATCAGCTTCCGAATACCCTTTTACCTGTTTTGTCATTCCACTCCATTGTTTTGAGGGCTGTGCAGTTTTTACCTCTTTTTGCCACTTAGAAAAAGATTGTTGTTTTGCTAATAATTCAGTCGTTGCATTTTGCCATTCATATGAAAACTCATCTAAATTTGCTGCTACATTTGTTGTAACTACTAGCCATTTATCATCTGCAACTTTTTCCTGACCCTTTAATTTCGCATACTCTCCTAGTCGCCCAAGATAATTCATCCATTCATTTGAAAATTCTCTCTGGAGAGGCAGTGAAGCGATATCACTTCTTATTTCAGAAGTAAGTCTCCAAATATCTTCCAGTGGTTGTGCTTGAGCAGCTTTGTCCTTAAAGACTGTCGAACTTTGCACGGCTTTTTGCAACTCACTTAGTTTTTCAGATGAATCGCTCAATCGATTTGTGTACTGAGCTCGCAAGTCAAGTGCTAAATCTTTTTCATTTTGTTTTGATGTATATAAAAATACGCCCATTATTATTAAGACAATTGTTAATACGCTTGATAAAATTTTCATGTCATTTCCTCCTCACATACAGAAAATATGTTTCCCTATTTTTTTAATTTGAGGTCTTGTCCAAATCCAATCACTAGTTGCAGTGTCAGGATTAAAATAATAAAGCGCATTTTCTGTAGGGTCCCAACCATTTAACGCATCAAGTACGGCTTCTTTTGCACGCTCGTTTGGTGTTAACCATATTTGACCATCAGCAACTGCTGTAAAGGCTAATGGTTGGAAAATAACTGCACTTATCGTGTTTGGAAACTCAGCATCTTCCAGTCGATTTATTATTACAGCTGCAACAGCAACTTGTCCTTCATACGATTCACCTCGCGCTTCGCCGTAAACCGCATTGGCCATAAGTTGTAAATCCTGATCGGAATATTTAGATGGTAATTGCGTTTGAACTGATTGTTTTGTTCCTCCTTGATTTGTACCTTTTTTCACTTGTTGCTCCAATGGAACATTTCCATAATGCGTGAATTGGTTACCTTGATTCAGTTGTTTTCGCACAAATTCTTTATGATAGGTCGACGAATTGACAAGTTTCGTTTTTGTATTCTGTCCCGCAACTCCATCTATTGGTAAACCGTATTGATCTTGGAAATTACGTAAAGCCCAGTAAGTCCCATATCCAAATTTACCATCTATCTTATTTTTGTATAAACCGATATATTGTAATCGAGATTGTAGTTCAATTACATCTTCGCCATACGCACCTAGTTCAATGACTTGACCAGAAAATGCTTCAGATCGATCAGGAGCGCTAAGTGATAATGTCATCAAACAAATTATGACAAGCCAGATAAACCCTTTATTTTTTCGCATACACACTCTCCTTTTTATTAGGATGGGAAATCATGCGATTTTTATACAAAAAAAAGAAACCAATTTAAAATTGATTTCACAAAATTTCTCTTATAGTATTACTTTTATTAAAATATTGCAGCGTCAATAAATGTGCTTGTTTTACTTTCGTTAAACCTAACCACCATAAGAACAACATAAATGGAATCATAAAATATAATGAAATCTTCTCAATTGCTAAGATCCCATTATATATCATATGTAAGCCTAGTGGTACAAGTAAGGCGACAAACAGGATTGGTTTTGATGAGCGGCTTACTGCAAATTTTGCACGTCCAAGATAATAACCCATTACAACGCCAAAAATGGCATGACTCGAAACAGGCAATAGAGCACGTAAGAATGCCGTATTTAGTCCATATGTAAATAAATATAAAATATTTTCAACCGTTGCAAATCCCAGAGATACACTTGCCCCATATAGAATTCCATCATAAGGGTTATCAAATTCAACATGTTTATAAATAAGCATAACTAAAATGAGCCACTTAAAAAACTCTTCAAGTACACTTGTAAATAGCACATTCCGCAAAAACAATGATTGAATTATATTCTCAAATTCAAACACATGTTGAATAAAGAGGATTGGAAACGTTAAAATAGCACCATATAGAAATGTGTGAAACAATGTTTTAGATGGCTCTGAAGAAATCTGATTACGCAAATAAAAATAACTAAATAATGCAAGTCCTGGAGCGATTGCGACAGATAATAATATAATCATGTTGCGCTCGCCTCCTTTTTGTAGTTTAATTATATCATTTTCAAGCTAGCTATTGGACATTAGGAGGAACATTGAAATGAAAAAAGTTATAGTAATTCATACAGGTGGAACTATTTCGATGCATGTTAACTTTGAGTCAGGAGCGGTCGTACCAGGAGATTCAAATCCCTTAACTTCAGAAATCGATAAATTGATGGAGTATGCTGATATACATGAAATTGAAGCGTTTAATTATCCTTCCCCTCATATGACACCGACGGAAATGTTAACACTGAAAAATATAATCGAACAACAGTTAGCAGAAAAAGAAGTGGCTGGATTTGTGATTACACACGGAACAGATACTTTAGAAGAAACAGCCTACTTCCTTGATTTAACAATAAAAAGCAATGTACCCATTATCTTAACTGGTGCCATGCGTTCTTCAAATGAAATTGGAGCAGATGGTGTTTATAATTTGTTATCTGCGGTTCGTGTAGCAAATTCTCAACATGCAATTGGTAAAGGCGTACTTGTTGTAATGAACGATGAAATACATACAGCACAAAATGTAACGAAAACTTCAACCAGTAATGTCTCTACATTTCAAAGTCCTCAGTATGGACCTATAGGATTGATTACTAAAACGGCCATTCATTTTCATCATTCACCCATTCGTCATGAAACCTATGATGTGAAAGACATTAAAAAGCGAGTGGCATTACTTAAAGTATATGCTGGAATGGATGTAGACTTACTAATGCATGTTGCGAACAATAAATATGATGGGGTAGTATTGGAAGGATTAGGACAAGGTAATGTTCCGCCGGCTATTGTGCCGGGAATTCAGCAGTTAATGAATCAACATATACCAATTGTATTAGTATCCAGATGCTACAACGGCATTGCTCAGCCTGTTTATGGCTATGAAGGCGGAGGGAAAATGTTAGAAGATATGGGTGTTTTATTTGCCCATGGACTTAGTGGTCAAAAAGCACGTTTAAAATTATTAATTGGTCTATCTGATTCTCGCATGACACATACTCCATCAGCAATATTCGAACATTAGAATTGATGTCGGTTTTTTGGATAGATTGAGAAGGAGGAGTGATTGGCGAACAATTCAAAGTGCGTCTGCATTGTCTTTGATTGCGTCAACCATGTCCTCTTTCGTCACCTTAAAATGTTTTCATTATTATAGAAAAGCTGTCCCTATTTCACAGCTTTTCTTTTTGTGTAATTGCATTTGCAATTACCTCTCCATGAAATCGACCATTTTCAATAAAGATTTCATTTGCATTATTGCCCGCCGCTAGAACACCGGCAATATATAAGTTTTCAACATTGGACTCCATTGTAAGTTCATTTAATAAAGGTCTACCTGAGACGTCATCAATTTGAACACCAGTTGTTTTTAAAAAATCATGATCTGGATGATAACCAATCATTGCAAACACAAAATCGTTTTTTAGGGTAGTCACTTCACCATGTTTGTAAATTCTTACTTCCTCTTGCATTATTTCTTCAACCTGTGATTCAAACATCATAGTAATTTCACCACTTCGAACTAATCCTTCAAATTCAGGTAATATCCAAGGTTTTATACTACTTGAATAGCTACTTCCTCTATAAACAACTGTCACTCGTGCACGAGCTTTATGTAATTCTAGAGCCGCATCGATACTAGAGTTTTTTCCGCCTATTACTACTACATCTGTGTCAAAGTATGGATGACCTTCTTTAAAGTAGTGACTGACTTTCGGTAATTCTTCCCCCGGTATCCCTAATAAATTAGGATGATCATAATATCCTGTTGCAATAATAACAATTCTTGCTATATATGTAGTTTTTGAAGTATGAATTTCAAACATATCTTGTTTTTTCTCAACTCGTTCTACCGTTTCAAATCGGTGAAGTTGTAAATTTTTTATTTTTACAACTTCACGATAATAAACAAGTGCTTGATTACGCTTAGGTTTACGTCCTTCGATAATAAAAGGAACTTCCCCGATTGATAGTTTTTCACTTGTACTAAAAAACGTTTGGTGCGTTGGGTAATTGTAAATAGCTTCCACGACGTTACCTTTTTCTATAATAATGGGTGAAAGCCCTATATTTTGTAATGATATTGCCGCTGCTAGCCCACAAGGACCTCCACCTACAATAATTGCATCTACTTTTTCCACCAGTTTACACTTCCTCTATTAAAAAAATCTCCTATCTTAGGATAGGAGAACGAAACGACTTATACAACTAATTAGCATATGTTTTTTCTTCTATCCACTTATCCCATTCGTTCATGTTAGGACCAATTATGTTTTGTTGATAAATTTTCTTTTTTTCAATTGTCATTGAATCAATAGCAAATCCACCAAGCCCTACCACTAAATTAGGAAAATCTATCTCTAAGGATTTTGATAATTCGAGAGTTTGTGAAAGATTACTTAACATTGTGCATGACATAAATAAAAATCGAGGTTTTACAGTTTGGATTACCACTGATATATCATCATCCTTAATACTGCTTCCCAAATAAATGACTTCATAACCTTTACGTCTCATATACAAAGTGAAGATTAATAAACCTAATTCATGCCATTCTCCAGGTCCGCATACAGCAATGACTTTCGGTAAAATCCCATTATGAGGGTAAGCATGCATAACTGCTCCAATTCGAGAACGTAAAATAGATGTGGCAAAATGCTCGTGCGCTGTAGTAATTTTTCCATCTTCCCACAATAAACCTACTTGGACTAGTAATGGAGCTAAAATATCAATTAACACTTTATCCATCGTAAATATGGTAAAAGACTCATCCATAAAATTTTGAGCGGAACGTTCATCAAAACGAAGAAATGCTTGTAATGTATCTTGTTGAAGTTGAGTAACCCTATTATCTTCTTGATGCGATAGCGGATGAGACTCATCTTTATTATCTTGTTCTAATAAGGATACCGCTTGACTAATTGTAAATCCGTCATTTACTTTTTGTGCCAACCATTTTAGTTTTCGCACATGGTTATCTGAATATAACCGATGCCCTACTTCATTTCGAATTGGCGCAATCATTTGATAACGTCTTTCCCAGGCACGAATCGTGCCTGGCAAAATGCCTACCATAGTTGAAACTGCCTTCATGTTATATTTCCCTTTATTATCTATGTTGTTTTGCATGACTAAACCTCCAAGAATTTCACATCTGCTGTGGTATCAGTATAGGAAATTTAGTGAAGATTGTATACGTTTGTGTATGTTTTAATGAACATTTGTAGAACTTTTATGTTTAATCGACAAGATATGACACTCTGCAGGAGCGCCATATCTTAAGGGGATTAAAGATGTTCCGAATCCATTACTTATAAGCGTGGCTTTATCTAGGTCCTTTATTAAGGAACCTTTTTGATAAAATCCCCATTTACCTAATCGGATCTGACCACCATGCGTATGTCCAGCCAACAACACATTTAATTTATACTTTTCTTTTACATTACTGAAGACAAAAGGGGTGTGGGAGACGAAAATTTTCATGTCTTCTTTGGGAACATTATTTAAACTTTTTTCAATATCTGCTAGTCCTGCAGATACATCGTCAATTCCAACAATCCACACTCGTTGTTTTTGATTTATTATGCAAATAGCTTGGTTTTCTAATATTGTTCCACCAACATTTTGAATATATTTACGGATATGTTGTTCTCCAACTTCTCGATCATTGTTGCCCCATACGTAATAGAGAGGTCCAATTTTAGCGAGACGTGTAATATTTTCTTGTATCCGTTTCAAAGGAACTCCTCTTTCAGCTAAGTCTCCACCAATAATTACTGCATCAATTTCGGAATCGATTTGTCTCATTAATCGATTTGGTATTGTTCGACGATGTATATCGGAAATGAAAAAGATACGAAAAGGATTTTGGTCAGAAAAATTAGTTAACTGGATGTCTTGACGACGTATATTTATCTCAAATGCTTTCTTTAACATGAAGAGGGACATGCTTAAAACTACACCTAAAATGGTTGCTAAATAGCGCATTTCTACACCTCTTTACTAAAATTAAAAAGAGGAGGGTTGCCCCATCCCCTTTTCTTTTTATTTTGAATTAATCTTCTTTTATGTGAAGTACCCGAAATCCAGACCGATCAAGTTCCTTTAGGAATTTTTGAACGTTATCACGTTTCTCGATTTTTAAAACGATACGTCGCAGTAACTTGTCTGATTCGTCGAATGTAACCAGTGAAATAACCGATTCATGAAACTTTTGAATAATGTCTCCCACACGAGCAATACGACCTTCTATTTCTATAGACGTAAACGTAATTCGGACACCAGGTTTATCCATTCCAAAAGCACTTCTAAATTGATTCATGGTGTCGTAGCGAGTCACTAAACCTAAAAATTGATTTTCTTCTACTACAGCAATAATCGGGAAGTCATTAAGTTGAATTAAGGAATTTTCAAAAACATCTTCAATTGATAAATAAATATCTGCACGCGTTACTATGTCCATTAAAGAAGCTTTTTTTAAAAAGTCCTCTTTTGTTAATCCGCTATCATAATATGCCTGGTACGCAAGATAGCGATTTAAAATTCCTTTATACAAGCCGTCTTCTAAAACAGGCAGTGCGTCAATTTGATTTTTCTCTAATAACGCTAGTGCGTCTTGTAAAGACTCTGATGATTGGATCGAAAAACACTTTTCTTTAGATATCATTACACTTTTTGCAAACATACTGTCACTCCATTCTATCTTGAATATTACCCTATTGTACAAAAATTCCTTGTATCTTCTTTATAGTACCTCATTCTACAAATTTCACTAGTATTATTTCATTAAATTTAAGGAAGGACCAATGCTTGACCAGTAGAAATCGAATTTGAAGTGAGCCCATTTGCGGATTTAATTTTCTCGACAGCATCAGCTGAATTGTAATAATTCATAGCAATACGATATAGTGTCTCACCAGGTTGCACCACATGCGTTTTTGCAATTTGAGGTGTCTCTTCTTTAGGCTGTTCTACTGCCGGTGTATCTTCTTTAGGTTGTTCTTCGGATAGCTTTTCTTCTTTAGGTTCTGCTACTTTAGAAGTGTCTTCTACTACTGGCTCTTCTTCTTTAGGTTCAGTAGTTTCTTCTTGATTTTGTGTATCTTTGTTTTCAGAAGTCGAATCCGACTCAGTGTCTTCTTTGTTTTGTTCAAATTTAAATTGGCTATTTTCTAAAACAGTTGTTTCATTTGAGTTTGGCTCATAAAAAGCAAAAACATATATTAAAATTGAAACAGGAATTAAAATAAAGAAAAAGAACAAAATTGGTAACATTAAATTTGTTTTTTGTTTTGTTTTCTTCGGAGCCACATTATTCGAACGTCTTGAAGTTCGTGTATTTGGCTTTTCCTCATCATTTATTTGAATTGGTTTTCGATGCTCGTCAATTTTATTTTGATAATCATTTTTATTCATTGATATAAACTCCTATTCTACGTATCGTCTTTATTTATTATGACGAAATTTGTAGAAAAAGTAAAATAAACTTCTATTCAATTCCTTTGAATAATAACGATATTCTTTTTTCCCATGATTGTAACTTCAATTCGCGTACGTGTTCCTTTGAAGAATCTATTAACTCTTCTATATTCAGTCCACATTTTGAACAACAATTTAGTGGCTTTGAATTCAATTTCTGACCAAAGAATTCAACAATTTGTTGTCTGATACAAAGCGAATTCCATAAAATATCTTTCATTTGAAATATTTGTTCCACTTTTTGCTGTTTTAATTGCTGTAAAATCTCAATTGTTTCGTTAATTTTTTTTCGAGCCAGCCAAAAAGTTAATATTCGTACATGTGTTTCTGTTAGCAAGCCTTGTGATATTAGTTGGTTGGGGTTTAATCCTTTTTTTATAGACTCATCAAAAAGTCTAATATGGGATTCATCAGGAAAATCGTTAGTTGTAATGAAAATTGAAAGATCCTCATCATCCTTGGTATAAAATAAAATTGCTAGTGAATCTGAACCGTCTCTTCCTGCTCTCCCAACTTCCTGTGCATAATTGGCAACTGATGATGGAATATGATCATGGATGACTTGACGGATATCATCTTTATGGACACCCATTCCAAATGCATTTGTTGCACATACCCAATCAATCTCATTGTTCAAAAATTGTTGTTGGACGAACATACGATCAATTTGATCCATTCCTGCATGATAAGAGGCAATCCTGAATCCTTTGTCACTTAATTTTTGTGCATACACATCTGCTTTTCTTCTAGATTGAGTGTAAATAATCCCAGGTCCTGAAAAACTTTCAATTTGCTTTAATATTCTCTCGAATTTATTTTCTTGAGAATCTATTTCCACAGCAGCATAGTGAATATTTGGTCTATCTAGTGATTGTATATGAAGGGTAGGTTGTTGCATGGTCAAGTGAGTACTTATGTCTTCTATTACATGTTTTGTGGCTGTAGCAGTTAAAGCTAAAATTGGTGGTCGACTAATGTGACTTAACCACTCACCTAAACGTAAATAATCCGGTCTAAAATCATAGCCCCATTGTGAAATACAGTGAGCTTCATCGGCAACAATTAGTGAAATTGGCATGCTTTGAAGTTTGATTTTCACTTGCTCTTGCATTAACATTTCAGGAGATAAAAAAATGAATTTATACCTTTCTAATTGCTGTAAAAGCGTCTGTTTTTCATTTGGTGTCAAAAAAGAATTAAAAGCAACTACTCGTTTTTCTCCTAATTTTTTTAATTGTTCCACTTGATCTTGCATCAGAGATAGTAATGGGGAAATAATGATTACGCAAGATGGCAGTATATATCCTGGCAGTTGATAGCAAAGTGACTTCCCCATTCCTGTAGGTAAGATTGCCACAACGTCTTCTTTGTTAAGAATACTTTCTATGATTTCTTGTTGTCCTGCTCTAAATGAAGCATAGCCAAATTTCTCAAATAATACTTTATGAAGATTCAATGTCAATTAATTCACCTCTACCGGCTAATAATAGCCTTAACTGAAAGTACGAAAAGTTTGGAAAAACTTCCTTTAATGTTCTTAATTTATTTGTTGATTGATTTTTAACTTCTTGAATTAGCATTAAAATATCCTCGTTTTCAAAAAATAATTGAATCGAAAATAAAGGATCATTCATCGCCATTTCCACGAAATGATCTTCTATTGTACTTTTTTTCAAATGCCGTAGTGAAATGATCTGATCAAAAGAATAGCCTTGTTGATGAAGGTCAGCTGTTCTTTTAGCTGATTCTGTTAATGGTGTCGTCGGCTTAATTCCTTCACTCATCTTAGACAACAGTACCAACATGTTATTTGTTGAAATTTCATCCAGTAAGATATGTAAGCTTTCATTTAATAAGATTTGGAGGTCAACTTGTTCTTCCTTCAATTCTTGAGATAATTGTTGCCATGTAACACCACTAACTCGATACCCAGATAATCGATGACTTAAAATTGTCACATGTATATTTGATAGATTATCAGAATGGAAAACTGTCTTTAACTCTTGATAATAGCTTCTGATAAACTCATCAGATTTGTAGGGAAAACTATGTAAATATTGTCGCACCCAAGAGTGAATCTTTTCATCTTTTTGTACAGGGACGAATGATAAATTTTCTGCATTTACATGTGACAATGTTTGTGTCACAAGTGATAAACGTTGAAGAAAAATTCGTTCATTACCTCTAAATAACCAACCATTTAACTTAAGTGATGGCATTTCGTATAGTTTCTGTTTCCCTACCTCTGTAATTTGAGGAACAGACATTTCATTTACAGTTATCCATCCTATTTGAATCATCTGTTGAATAACTTGATCGTAAGATTGTTTCGTTAGTTTAGGAAACAATGAAAAATATTTTGTAAGATTATAGACCTTAACATCTTGGATTGTTTGACCCGAACGTTTTCCTCTAATCATATGAAAAGGGGCTGCAATTGTCCTCTCTTTGTTAAATCGATCGACCATATGTAGGATTATTTGTTTAAATAGCATAGGACATCCTCCAATTTATGAGTATTTAGGTTGAAAATTGAGGCGAAAATGATTAGAATAGGAATGAAAGCTTTTTCAAGCGAACGGAGATAAGGGAGAGGTTAACATGGCGAAGTATACCATTGTAGATAAAGATACATGTATAGCTTGTGGCGCTTGTGGCGCTGCAGCACCTGATATTTATGATTATGATGATGAAGGCATTGCCTTTGTTATTTTAGATGATAACATGGGAACAACTCAAGTTCCAGATGAACTCGAAGAAGATATGCAAGATGCATTTGAGG comes from the Paenisporosarcina antarctica genome and includes:
- the sleB gene encoding spore cortex-lytic enzyme; translation: MRKNKGFIWLVIICLMTLSLSAPDRSEAFSGQVIELGAYGEDVIELQSRLQYIGLYKNKIDGKFGYGTYWALRNFQDQYGLPIDGVAGQNTKTKLVNSSTYHKEFVRKQLNQGNQFTHYGNVPLEQQVKKGTNQGGTKQSVQTQLPSKYSDQDLQLMANAVYGEARGESYEGQVAVAAVIINRLEDAEFPNTISAVIFQPLAFTAVADGQIWLTPNERAKEAVLDALNGWDPTENALYYFNPDTATSDWIWTRPQIKKIGKHIFCM
- a CDS encoding RecQ family ATP-dependent DNA helicase; the encoded protein is MTLNLHKVLFEKFGYASFRAGQQEIIESILNKEDVVAILPTGMGKSLCYQLPGYILPSCVIIISPLLSLMQDQVEQLKKLGEKRVVAFNSFLTPNEKQTLLQQLERYKFIFLSPEMLMQEQVKIKLQSMPISLIVADEAHCISQWGYDFRPDYLRLGEWLSHISRPPILALTATATKHVIEDISTHLTMQQPTLHIQSLDRPNIHYAAVEIDSQENKFERILKQIESFSGPGIIYTQSRRKADVYAQKLSDKGFRIASYHAGMDQIDRMFVQQQFLNNEIDWVCATNAFGMGVHKDDIRQVIHDHIPSSVANYAQEVGRAGRDGSDSLAILFYTKDDEDLSIFITTNDFPDESHIRLFDESIKKGLNPNQLISQGLLTETHVRILTFWLARKKINETIEILQQLKQQKVEQIFQMKDILWNSLCIRQQIVEFFGQKLNSKPLNCCSKCGLNIEELIDSSKEHVRELKLQSWEKRISLLFKGIE
- a CDS encoding CBS domain-containing protein, which translates into the protein MFAKSVMISKEKCFSIQSSESLQDALALLEKNQIDALPVLEDGLYKGILNRYLAYQAYYDSGLTKEDFLKKASLMDIVTRADIYLSIEDVFENSLIQLNDFPIIAVVEENQFLGLVTRYDTMNQFRSAFGMDKPGVRITFTSIEIEGRIARVGDIIQKFHESVISLVTFDESDKLLRRIVLKIEKRDNVQKFLKELDRSGFRVLHIKED
- the prsW gene encoding glutamic-type intramembrane protease PrsW — its product is MIILLSVAIAPGLALFSYFYLRNQISSEPSKTLFHTFLYGAILTFPILFIQHVFEFENIIQSLFLRNVLFTSVLEEFFKWLILVMLIYKHVEFDNPYDGILYGASVSLGFATVENILYLFTYGLNTAFLRALLPVSSHAIFGVVMGYYLGRAKFAVSRSSKPILFVALLVPLGLHMIYNGILAIEKISLYFMIPFMLFLWWLGLTKVKQAHLLTLQYFNKSNTIREIL
- a CDS encoding PepSY1/2 domain-containing protein, which encodes MKILSSVLTIVLIIMGVFLYTSKQNEKDLALDLRAQYTNRLSDSSEKLSELQKAVQSSTVFKDKAAQAQPLEDIWRLTSEIRSDIASLPLQREFSNEWMNYLGRLGEYAKLKGQEKVADDKWLVVTTNVAANLDEFSYEWQNATTELLAKQQSFSKWQKEVKTAQPSKQWSGMTKQVKGYSEADFPLTASESDDQKKKDLQAIDEKPKTEQEVVSNMKEMFPKFTKAKIVTSTSKSEAPYPFYHIQFHEGIRTGYADFTKKGGHLLSLLVERPIGEDRISQEQMKKKAIEAVKSFGFDDLELVETRENHLVWHVVFVRLDPVNDARVYSDAVQLKLAKDDGEILGVNTMEYIQKEKLPDQKIVAIDWNTFFTSEAKVEQERLAYTENKQLQQRLCYELLVLKQTDDQSHTFRILVDTETREVLKSELLT
- a CDS encoding asparaginase; protein product: MKKVIVIHTGGTISMHVNFESGAVVPGDSNPLTSEIDKLMEYADIHEIEAFNYPSPHMTPTEMLTLKNIIEQQLAEKEVAGFVITHGTDTLEETAYFLDLTIKSNVPIILTGAMRSSNEIGADGVYNLLSAVRVANSQHAIGKGVLVVMNDEIHTAQNVTKTSTSNVSTFQSPQYGPIGLITKTAIHFHHSPIRHETYDVKDIKKRVALLKVYAGMDVDLLMHVANNKYDGVVLEGLGQGNVPPAIVPGIQQLMNQHIPIVLVSRCYNGIAQPVYGYEGGGKMLEDMGVLFAHGLSGQKARLKLLIGLSDSRMTHTPSAIFEH
- a CDS encoding metallophosphoesterase; its protein translation is MRYLATILGVVLSMSLFMLKKAFEINIRRQDIQLTNFSDQNPFRIFFISDIHRRTIPNRLMRQIDSEIDAVIIGGDLAERGVPLKRIQENITRLAKIGPLYYVWGNNDREVGEQHIRKYIQNVGGTILENQAICIINQKQRVWIVGIDDVSAGLADIEKSLNNVPKEDMKIFVSHTPFVFSNVKEKYKLNVLLAGHTHGGQIRLGKWGFYQKGSLIKDLDKATLISNGFGTSLIPLRYGAPAECHILSIKHKSSTNVH
- a CDS encoding MerR family transcriptional regulator; translated protein: MQNNIDNKGKYNMKAVSTMVGILPGTIRAWERRYQMIAPIRNEVGHRLYSDNHVRKLKWLAQKVNDGFTISQAVSLLEQDNKDESHPLSHQEDNRVTQLQQDTLQAFLRFDERSAQNFMDESFTIFTMDKVLIDILAPLLVQVGLLWEDGKITTAHEHFATSILRSRIGAVMHAYPHNGILPKVIAVCGPGEWHELGLLIFTLYMRRKGYEVIYLGSSIKDDDISVVIQTVKPRFLFMSCTMLSNLSQTLELSKSLEIDFPNLVVGLGGFAIDSMTIEKKKIYQQNIIGPNMNEWDKWIEEKTYAN
- a CDS encoding helix-turn-helix domain-containing protein codes for the protein MLFKQIILHMVDRFNKERTIAAPFHMIRGKRSGQTIQDVKVYNLTKYFSLFPKLTKQSYDQVIQQMIQIGWITVNEMSVPQITEVGKQKLYEMPSLKLNGWLFRGNERIFLQRLSLVTQTLSHVNAENLSFVPVQKDEKIHSWVRQYLHSFPYKSDEFIRSYYQELKTVFHSDNLSNIHVTILSHRLSGYRVSGVTWQQLSQELKEEQVDLQILLNESLHILLDEISTNNMLVLLSKMSEGIKPTTPLTESAKRTADLHQQGYSFDQIISLRHLKKSTIEDHFVEMAMNDPLFSIQLFFENEDILMLIQEVKNQSTNKLRTLKEVFPNFSYFQLRLLLAGRGELIDIESS
- a CDS encoding ferredoxin, producing the protein MAKYTIVDKDTCIACGACGAAAPDIYDYDDEGIAFVILDDNMGTTQVPDELEEDMQDAFEGCPTDSIKVSDKSFDGDALKYE
- a CDS encoding YpdA family putative bacillithiol disulfide reductase, with protein sequence MEKVDAIIVGGGPCGLAAAISLQNIGLSPIIIEKGNVVEAIYNYPTHQTFFSTSEKLSIGEVPFIIEGRKPKRNQALVYYREVVKIKNLQLHRFETVERVEKKQDMFEIHTSKTTYIARIVIIATGYYDHPNLLGIPGEELPKVSHYFKEGHPYFDTDVVVIGGKNSSIDAALELHKARARVTVVYRGSSYSSSIKPWILPEFEGLVRSGEITMMFESQVEEIMQEEVRIYKHGEVTTLKNDFVFAMIGYHPDHDFLKTTGVQIDDVSGRPLLNELTMESNVENLYIAGVLAAGNNANEIFIENGRFHGEVIANAITQKEKL
- a CDS encoding LysM peptidoglycan-binding domain-containing protein, giving the protein MNKNDYQNKIDEHRKPIQINDEEKPNTRTSRRSNNVAPKKTKQKTNLMLPILFFFFILIPVSILIYVFAFYEPNSNETTVLENSQFKFEQNKEDTESDSTSENKDTQNQEETTEPKEEEPVVEDTSKVAEPKEEKLSEEQPKEDTPAVEQPKEETPQIAKTHVVQPGETLYRIAMNYYNSADAVEKIKSANGLTSNSISTGQALVLP